The following proteins come from a genomic window of Desulfobacterales bacterium:
- a CDS encoding ATP-binding protein, producing the protein MAKRFFSRHLPPRLADGLLREHLKWLFFLRVIFISLFLGLSILLQPSSRTLIIPPLNYIAYFIAGVYLYTILSALILKKIKKIVTFAYSQVLIDSLLVSLLIYSSGGSQSIFIPVYFFPIIAGSIILLRHGGLATAAAGTLGYGLVLVLEYLGHYPRFFISYGYRPPRDFMVVLNYFSIHGLSFFLAAFLSALLSEQLRKTEKALNLTSRRFDRLNFLYKQIFDDIATGIITLDGDGSIGSFNRASEKITGFSEAEVLGRPLADIFPQLRGLARAASRPATELVRKDGGRIPVAYSCSKLNMPENCEGCQVITLQDLSEIKEMEKQVQQAEKMAAIGEMAAGVAHEFRNPLAAISGSAEVLRQEIEPGSSGQRLLEIIIRECNRQEESISDFLLFSKPGHPEREWIPLDSLVRDVTMLLRQSKNWADRFRTMVNIPPQLDCWADPQQLTQVFINLLGNSCQAMANQGDTIRIDAEEFTAEDGRPRTRIRISDNGSGIAPDNLEKIFEPFFTTREKGTGLGLAIVQQIITSHKGTIKVQGRPGQGAILEIVLPCPET; encoded by the coding sequence ATGGCCAAGCGTTTCTTCTCCAGACATCTCCCCCCGCGCCTTGCCGACGGCCTGTTGAGAGAACACCTCAAGTGGCTGTTCTTTCTCCGGGTGATCTTTATCTCCCTGTTTCTCGGCCTGAGCATTCTCCTCCAGCCTTCGAGCCGGACCCTGATCATCCCGCCGCTCAACTATATCGCCTATTTCATCGCCGGGGTGTACCTCTACACCATCCTCTCGGCCCTGATCCTGAAAAAGATAAAAAAAATCGTCACCTTCGCCTACAGTCAGGTGCTGATCGATTCCCTGCTGGTCTCCCTGCTCATCTACTCCAGCGGCGGCAGCCAATCGATATTCATTCCGGTCTATTTCTTCCCGATCATCGCTGGCAGCATTATCCTTCTCCGCCACGGCGGCCTGGCCACGGCCGCGGCCGGCACCCTGGGATACGGCCTGGTCCTGGTCCTGGAATACCTGGGCCATTACCCCCGGTTCTTCATCAGCTACGGCTACCGGCCGCCCCGGGATTTCATGGTGGTGTTGAACTATTTCTCCATCCATGGACTCAGCTTTTTCCTGGCCGCCTTTTTGAGCGCCCTGCTGTCCGAACAGCTCCGCAAGACGGAAAAGGCCTTAAACCTCACCAGCCGCCGCTTCGACCGGCTGAATTTCCTCTACAAACAGATATTCGACGATATCGCCACCGGGATCATTACCCTGGACGGAGACGGCAGCATCGGTTCCTTTAACCGGGCCTCGGAAAAGATCACCGGCTTTTCCGAGGCAGAGGTGCTTGGCCGGCCGCTGGCCGACATCTTTCCCCAGCTCCGCGGTCTGGCCCGGGCAGCCTCCAGGCCGGCCACCGAACTCGTCAGAAAAGACGGCGGCAGAATCCCGGTGGCCTACTCCTGCTCCAAGTTGAACATGCCTGAAAACTGCGAGGGCTGTCAGGTGATCACCCTGCAGGATCTAAGTGAAATAAAAGAGATGGAAAAACAGGTGCAGCAGGCCGAAAAAATGGCCGCCATCGGCGAGATGGCCGCCGGGGTGGCGCACGAGTTCCGCAACCCGCTGGCCGCAATCTCCGGCTCGGCCGAAGTCCTCCGTCAGGAGATAGAACCCGGGTCGTCCGGTCAACGGTTGCTGGAAATCATCATCCGGGAGTGTAACCGTCAGGAGGAGAGCATCTCCGACTTTCTGTTGTTTTCCAAACCAGGGCATCCGGAAAGGGAATGGATACCGCTCGACAGCCTGGTCCGGGACGTAACCATGTTGCTCCGCCAGTCGAAAAACTGGGCGGATCGTTTCAGGACCATGGTGAATATCCCGCCCCAACTGGACTGCTGGGCCGACCCCCAGCAACTCACCCAGGTGTTTATCAACCTGCTCGGCAACAGTTGTCAGGCCATGGCCAACCAAGGCGACACCATCCGGATCGATGCAGAGGAGTTTACAGCTGAGGATGGACGGCCGAGAACCAGAATCCGGATCAGCGACAACGGTTCGGGGATCGCGCCGGACAACCTGGAAAAGATTTTTGAGCCCTTCTTTACCACCCGGGAGAAAGGCACCGGACTGGGGCTGGCCATTGTCCAACAGATCATTACCAGCCACAAGGGCACCATCAAGGTCCAAGGCCGGCCGGGCCAGGGCGCAATCCTTGAAATCGTCCTGCCCTGCCCGGAGACATAG